In one Deltaproteobacteria bacterium genomic region, the following are encoded:
- a CDS encoding type II toxin-antitoxin system MqsA family antitoxin, translated as MNQSPGKCPLCGGHKKAGKTTFTVDMGFGVVVVRQVPATVCSQCGADWINDSIASKLEKIVERAREKQNTVEITTLSA; from the coding sequence ATGAATCAATCGCCGGGAAAATGTCCTTTGTGTGGGGGACACAAGAAAGCCGGGAAAACTACATTTACCGTTGATATGGGATTCGGTGTTGTAGTGGTTCGTCAGGTGCCTGCAACGGTTTGTTCGCAGTGTGGCGCGGATTGGATTAACGATTCTATTGCTTCTAAACTTGAAAAAATCGTTGAAAGAGCTCGTGAGAAGCAAAATACGGTTGAAATCACCACTTTGTCTGCATAA
- a CDS encoding DUF4258 domain-containing protein encodes MDIDRIRKSVEKKRIEWQRHALERMLQRGISTTIVKEVLSSGEIIEMYPDDKPLPSGLFLGWIAKKPFHVVAAYDANSDCVFVITAYRPDLEHFKADYKTRRLR; translated from the coding sequence ATGGACATTGATAGAATTAGGAAGTCAGTAGAGAAAAAACGGATAGAGTGGCAGAGACATGCACTTGAACGTATGTTGCAACGGGGGATTTCGACGACGATTGTTAAAGAAGTTTTGTCATCTGGGGAGATAATTGAGATGTATCCTGATGACAAGCCATTGCCGTCCGGGCTGTTCCTCGGGTGGATTGCGAAAAAGCCCTTTCATGTTGTGGCCGCTTATGATGCGAACTCTGATTGCGTTTTTGTCATAACTGCCTACAGACCGGATCTTGAGCACTTTAAGGCAGATTACAAAACAAGGAGATTAAGATGA